A single window of Psychrobacter raelei DNA harbors:
- a CDS encoding RidA family protein, producing MFQTSLNKIAIGSLLSITLVAQAMTVQAATQGVNPSQNSHPPKPKVNIVSKTAPIFYGSQGAYPFSKAVRAGDTLYLSGELGMKDNKLVSGGIKAQTAQALDNINQTLLSYGYQSSDLVKCMVMLTDIKDFDAFNDVYQSKLSKPYPVRSAFAVKDLALGAKVEIECMAVK from the coding sequence ATGTTTCAGACATCTTTAAATAAAATTGCGATTGGCTCGCTGCTGAGTATCACTCTGGTAGCTCAAGCCATGACGGTACAAGCTGCCACTCAGGGCGTCAACCCCAGCCAAAACTCTCATCCACCCAAACCCAAAGTGAATATCGTCAGCAAAACAGCGCCTATTTTTTATGGTTCACAAGGCGCTTATCCTTTTTCTAAGGCAGTTCGGGCAGGCGATACTTTGTATCTATCAGGCGAACTGGGTATGAAAGACAATAAACTGGTATCAGGTGGTATTAAAGCGCAGACCGCTCAGGCCTTAGACAATATCAATCAAACCCTGTTAAGCTACGGTTACCAAAGCTCGGACTTGGTCAAATGTATGGTGATGCTCACTGATATTAAAGATTTTGATGCATTTAATGACGTGTATCAGAGCAAGCTAAGTAAACCATATCCGGTACGCTCAGCCTTTGCCGTTAAAGACTTGGCACTAGGTGCTAAAGTTGAAATAGAGTGCATGGCCGTTAAATAG
- a CDS encoding anion permease encodes MSEAPEKFPFKLWPTLIAIAVGLIIWFVIPTPEGVTDNAWHLLALFVATIVAIIGKALPIGALAIIGITLVALTGVTAETPKAAMQDALSSFSSPLIWLIGIAVMISRGLIKTGLGSRIAYYFISIFGKKTLGIGYSLAAAELMIAPITPSNTARGGGIIHPIMRSIALSFHSTPEEGTQNKMGRYLAMVNYHANPITSGMFITATAPNPLVVDLVNKATGSDIHLSWTTWALAMFVPGLLCILIMPLVIYLVYPPEIKETPDAKNYARENLAKLGSVTRQEKIMLAVFALMLLLWANIPALIFGDQFSVDATATAFLGLSVLIMAGVLTWEDVLKEKSAWDTIVWFGALVMMADYLNKLGLISWFSSNIESAIALTGVGWVGAVAILTLVYLYMHYFFASTTAHVTAMFAAFYAVGLSLGAPPMLYALILAAAGNIMMTLTHYATGTAPVIFNSGYTTLKEWWTVGAIMSVVNLVVWIGSGLIWWKVLGYY; translated from the coding sequence ATGTCAGAAGCTCCTGAAAAATTCCCCTTTAAGCTTTGGCCTACTCTAATAGCAATAGCGGTAGGACTTATTATTTGGTTTGTGATTCCCACCCCTGAAGGTGTCACCGACAATGCTTGGCATTTATTAGCCTTGTTCGTGGCAACCATCGTGGCTATCATCGGTAAGGCTTTACCCATTGGTGCTTTGGCCATTATCGGTATTACCTTAGTGGCCTTAACCGGCGTGACAGCTGAGACGCCTAAAGCGGCTATGCAAGATGCCTTATCAAGCTTCTCAAGCCCCTTAATTTGGCTCATCGGTATCGCGGTCATGATATCACGTGGCCTGATTAAAACAGGGCTTGGCTCAAGAATTGCCTATTACTTCATCTCTATCTTTGGCAAAAAAACCTTGGGTATTGGTTATTCATTAGCGGCAGCGGAGCTGATGATTGCGCCTATTACGCCCTCAAACACAGCCCGAGGTGGCGGGATTATTCATCCTATTATGCGCTCTATCGCGCTAAGCTTTCACTCCACGCCTGAAGAGGGTACCCAAAATAAGATGGGGCGTTATCTGGCGATGGTCAATTATCATGCCAACCCCATTACCTCTGGTATGTTTATTACTGCCACAGCGCCCAACCCTTTAGTCGTCGACTTAGTCAACAAGGCAACAGGCAGCGACATTCATCTGTCTTGGACCACTTGGGCACTGGCGATGTTTGTGCCGGGGCTACTGTGTATCTTGATTATGCCGCTGGTGATTTATCTGGTGTATCCGCCAGAGATTAAAGAGACCCCTGACGCCAAAAACTATGCAAGAGAAAACCTAGCCAAGCTTGGCTCGGTCACCCGTCAAGAAAAAATTATGCTGGCGGTGTTTGCCCTAATGCTACTGCTTTGGGCCAATATTCCTGCGCTTATCTTCGGTGATCAGTTTAGTGTAGATGCCACAGCCACAGCATTTTTAGGCTTGTCTGTGCTGATTATGGCTGGCGTATTGACTTGGGAGGATGTGCTAAAAGAAAAATCGGCGTGGGATACCATCGTATGGTTTGGCGCGCTGGTCATGATGGCTGATTATCTTAATAAACTAGGTTTAATCAGTTGGTTTTCATCCAATATCGAATCAGCCATTGCTCTAACAGGTGTGGGCTGGGTCGGTGCTGTGGCAATTTTGACCTTGGTCTATTTGTACATGCACTATTTCTTTGCCAGTACTACCGCACACGTGACCGCCATGTTCGCCGCTTTTTATGCAGTCGGCTTAAGCCTAGGCGCGCCCCCTATGCTGTATGCACTCATATTAGCAGCCGCGGGTAACATCATGATGACGCTCACCCACTATGCTACCGGTACCGCTCCGGTAATCTTTAACTCAGGCTATACCACCTTAAAAGAGTGGTGGACAGTCGGCGCTATCATGAGTGTGGTGAACTTAGTGGTTTGGATTGGCTCTGGTCTAATCTGGTGGAAAGTACTCGGCTATTACTAG
- a CDS encoding MATE family efflux transporter, with protein sequence MTQDSAAPLNLSYRHIIAIAAPVLIANLAMPLQGAIDVGVVGHFPSSYNLAGLGIASQLWLLILVSFNFLQYASSGLAAQALGRQASGLATPNELADILYRSLGLALILAALLWVCRPYILSLGLDLLGAQPNSSAAAHTYLSVRYYGLVFELMNYAFIGWFAGQGRTNQMMMVQLLISIINIVLTLSFVYLFDMGLEGVALGTVIGYASGCVTALILAKKSLASISTAASPHKALASSPPQDLTLRLKQIYAADKMLSLFSLNKDIFIRTILLTLSFAWITRLSAQQGDLVMATNALLLQVLSISAFALDGVAVAAESLSGQAAARKGRDQFITALKRTGVITFLLALSLSIIWAFVLPYFLSLMTDLPAVYDLAIEYRYVATLLPLMGAGAYWLDGIMFGLTAGSKIRQVAIIVSAIFFPLTYIVYALYGSEHAMLVIWFGVYWLLASRFVVAAIVLWRNQDVLIYNKN encoded by the coding sequence ATGACTCAAGACTCAGCCGCTCCCCTCAATCTTAGTTATCGTCATATCATTGCTATTGCCGCCCCTGTACTGATTGCTAATCTTGCAATGCCACTACAAGGCGCTATTGATGTGGGTGTGGTGGGCCATTTTCCAAGCTCTTATAATTTGGCCGGCTTAGGCATTGCCTCACAGCTGTGGCTACTTATCTTAGTCAGCTTTAATTTTTTGCAATATGCGTCATCTGGTCTTGCCGCTCAAGCTTTGGGTCGACAAGCCAGCGGATTAGCTACGCCCAATGAGCTGGCTGATATCTTGTACCGCTCCTTGGGTCTTGCGCTGATATTGGCGGCGCTACTGTGGGTATGTCGACCCTATATCTTGAGTCTGGGCCTTGACTTACTCGGTGCACAGCCAAACAGCAGTGCAGCTGCTCATACCTACTTAAGCGTACGCTACTATGGCCTTGTGTTTGAGCTGATGAACTACGCTTTTATTGGTTGGTTTGCCGGACAAGGCCGAACCAATCAAATGATGATGGTGCAGCTGCTTATTTCTATCATTAATATTGTGCTCACTTTAAGCTTTGTGTATCTGTTTGATATGGGTCTTGAAGGCGTGGCTTTGGGCACAGTCATCGGCTATGCATCCGGCTGTGTCACCGCCCTTATTTTGGCCAAAAAAAGCTTGGCAAGCATAAGTACCGCTGCCTCGCCCCACAAAGCTTTGGCGTCATCCCCGCCCCAAGACTTAACGCTTAGGCTCAAACAAATTTATGCCGCTGATAAAATGCTCAGCTTGTTTTCTTTGAACAAAGACATTTTTATCCGCACCATTTTGCTTACCTTAAGTTTTGCTTGGATCACTCGTCTATCGGCTCAGCAAGGCGACTTGGTGATGGCCACTAATGCACTGCTGCTACAAGTACTTAGTATCTCCGCTTTTGCGTTAGATGGGGTTGCTGTGGCAGCTGAGAGCTTATCAGGACAGGCGGCGGCGCGTAAGGGTCGTGATCAGTTTATCACTGCACTCAAGCGTACTGGTGTCATTACATTTCTATTGGCCTTATCGTTAAGCATCATTTGGGCGTTTGTTTTGCCTTATTTTTTAAGCCTAATGACCGACTTGCCAGCGGTATATGACTTGGCCATAGAGTATCGTTATGTGGCCACGTTACTGCCATTAATGGGCGCTGGTGCTTATTGGCTAGATGGCATCATGTTTGGCTTAACTGCAGGATCAAAAATCCGTCAAGTGGCCATTATCGTGTCGGCTATCTTCTTTCCTTTAACCTATATAGTGTACGCACTTTATGGGTCTGAGCATGCCATGCTGGTCATCTGGTTTGGGGTTTATTGGTTATTAGCTTCTCGCTTTGTGGTGGCCGCTATTGTCTTATGGCGCAACCAAGATGTATTAATTTATAATAAAAACTAA
- the secF gene encoding protein translocase subunit SecF: MSNNNQNDQPNNTPGGSHPDYIEGGRRRRRGPRRDGKNNSSNRSAVSESTDLTTSQDLAASNGFDADVYEDEAALAEGGIKAVGSKRIIPFMKLEKPMAIFSILMVLISIGALLINGLNLGLDFTGGVSADVKYQNPVEQTEVIQSLEKSGFDDAVVQYLGGTTELLVRLPPQSDNVAGLNESLGKALDLPGNNAEISNLNIIGSQVGSEVYLSSLIAIVTALGMMMLYVAVRFQFKLAVGALLALVHDAVVTLGVFALFQFPFDLTVLAAILALIGYSLNDTIVVFDRIRENFRRVRDASSRQIIDLSLTETLRRTIMTVSTVLVVVLAMLFLGGAGLYWFSFAFFIGLIAGTYSSTYISSSIPLALGLSRDDFVVKVKPEFQEEVVSFNDPKAFED; the protein is encoded by the coding sequence ATGTCTAATAACAATCAAAACGACCAACCGAACAACACGCCAGGCGGCTCACATCCTGACTATATTGAAGGCGGTCGTCGCCGCAGACGTGGCCCTCGCCGTGATGGTAAAAATAACAGCTCAAATCGCAGTGCGGTGTCAGAGTCTACAGACTTAACCACCTCTCAAGATTTAGCAGCCAGCAATGGCTTTGATGCAGACGTCTATGAAGATGAAGCCGCTTTAGCCGAAGGGGGCATTAAAGCGGTAGGTTCTAAGCGCATCATCCCCTTCATGAAGCTTGAAAAGCCGATGGCTATTTTCTCAATTCTGATGGTTTTGATCAGTATCGGTGCGCTGCTCATTAATGGTTTGAATTTAGGGCTAGACTTCACCGGTGGTGTCTCAGCAGATGTCAAATATCAAAATCCAGTAGAGCAGACTGAGGTCATTCAGTCTCTAGAGAAATCTGGATTTGATGATGCTGTCGTACAGTATCTTGGTGGTACTACTGAGCTTTTGGTACGTCTACCCCCTCAGTCAGATAACGTGGCTGGCCTTAATGAAAGCTTAGGTAAAGCATTGGATTTACCAGGTAACAATGCTGAAATTAGCAATTTAAACATCATTGGTAGTCAGGTGGGCAGCGAGGTATATCTTAGCTCACTCATTGCCATCGTCACAGCGTTGGGCATGATGATGCTGTACGTTGCGGTTCGCTTCCAGTTCAAGTTGGCTGTGGGCGCTTTATTGGCCCTAGTGCATGATGCCGTTGTTACTTTAGGGGTGTTTGCGTTATTTCAGTTTCCATTTGACTTGACTGTATTAGCCGCCATCTTGGCGTTAATCGGTTACTCATTGAACGATACCATTGTTGTGTTTGACCGTATCCGTGAGAACTTCAGACGGGTGCGTGATGCCAGCTCAAGGCAAATCATTGATTTATCGCTCACAGAGACCTTACGCCGTACTATTATGACCGTATCTACGGTATTGGTTGTGGTATTGGCGATGCTGTTCTTAGGCGGTGCCGGCCTATACTGGTTCTCCTTCGCCTTCTTCATCGGTCTGATTGCAGGTACTTATTCTTCTACGTACATCTCAAGCTCAATCCCGTTAGCCTTAGGCTTATCGCGTGATGACTTCGTCGTAAAAGTTAAGCCTGAATTCCAAGAAGAAGTGGTCAGCTTCAACGACCCTAAGGCTTTTGAAGACTAA
- the secD gene encoding protein translocase subunit SecD: MHYPAWKYFLIVTVLVIAGLYALPNLYPDEPAVQVTSASAGTELTEEVLTQSTQLLDEAGIAYHDPTFSGNSALLRVENGAEQRKAQEVLRQQLGNDYVVALNLAQTTPEWLRSIGAKPLKLGLDLRGGVRFVLEVDMNKALEQRLKTTSNDVRSSLRAERVAAKGINVVEQGLVLHFKDVDLRDKAQRIIQRDHGAQFDMQALMDDQGPALRLNYNEATLKEINEYAVGQNLTTLRNRIAELGVSEALVQSQGSNRIVVELPGVQDTAEAKRVLGRTANLEFRLVADENTTYAGGIPPAGTEAFPYMTLDGPPSLLNRQPILTGEKVQGATSGLDENGAPEVNITLDTAGGKLMQNATKSAVGKQMAVLFIENKQKIAYSKDPNTGETIETRTPYAETKIISQANIQAVLGSSFRITGLNSNAEAAELALLLRSGALAAPMYFVEERTIGPSLGQQNIDDGLFSTKIGYLLVFLFMILFYRLFGVIANIALAFNLIIMIAVLSILGASLTLPGIAGIVLTIGMAVDANVLIFERIREEIAEGVRPKSAIVAGFDRAFSSIFDGNITTLLVAIILFSIGSGPIKGFAITLAIGILSSLFTAIIVTRALVHLIYGNRKSVDKLSIG, from the coding sequence ATGCATTACCCTGCCTGGAAATATTTCTTAATCGTCACCGTGCTCGTCATCGCTGGGCTTTATGCTCTGCCGAATTTATATCCTGACGAACCTGCGGTTCAAGTAACCAGTGCCTCAGCAGGTACCGAGCTGACTGAAGAGGTGCTAACCCAATCCACTCAACTGCTTGATGAAGCGGGTATCGCCTATCATGATCCCACCTTCTCAGGTAACAGTGCTTTGTTACGTGTAGAAAACGGGGCAGAGCAACGAAAAGCTCAAGAAGTACTGCGCCAACAACTTGGTAATGACTATGTTGTGGCTTTAAACCTGGCTCAAACTACCCCAGAATGGCTGCGCAGTATCGGTGCCAAGCCATTAAAGCTTGGGCTAGACTTACGTGGTGGTGTGCGCTTTGTTCTTGAAGTCGATATGAACAAAGCCTTAGAGCAGCGTCTAAAAACCACCAGTAATGATGTGCGCAGCAGCTTACGTGCTGAGCGTGTGGCCGCCAAAGGTATTAACGTGGTGGAACAAGGCTTAGTACTGCATTTTAAAGATGTTGATCTGCGTGACAAAGCACAGCGCATTATCCAGCGTGACCATGGTGCCCAGTTTGACATGCAGGCATTGATGGATGATCAAGGTCCTGCGCTGCGCCTGAATTATAATGAGGCAACTTTAAAAGAGATTAATGAATACGCAGTGGGTCAAAACTTAACCACACTACGTAACCGTATCGCTGAGCTTGGGGTATCAGAAGCGTTGGTTCAGTCGCAAGGCAGCAACCGTATTGTGGTTGAATTGCCAGGTGTCCAAGACACCGCTGAAGCCAAGCGTGTGTTAGGTCGTACCGCAAACTTAGAGTTTCGCTTAGTTGCTGATGAGAACACCACTTATGCAGGTGGCATTCCTCCTGCAGGCACTGAAGCCTTTCCTTACATGACACTTGATGGCCCACCATCTTTGTTAAACCGTCAGCCCATCTTAACGGGTGAAAAAGTCCAAGGCGCCACCTCTGGTCTAGATGAAAATGGGGCACCTGAGGTAAATATTACCCTAGATACCGCTGGTGGTAAGCTGATGCAAAATGCCACTAAGAGCGCTGTTGGCAAGCAGATGGCTGTACTGTTTATTGAAAACAAACAAAAAATCGCCTATAGCAAAGATCCAAACACTGGCGAGACCATTGAGACGCGTACCCCCTACGCTGAGACCAAAATCATTAGCCAAGCCAATATTCAAGCGGTGCTGGGCTCCTCATTCCGTATTACTGGCTTAAACAGTAATGCTGAGGCCGCTGAGCTGGCATTATTGCTTCGCTCTGGTGCTCTGGCTGCGCCAATGTACTTCGTAGAAGAGCGCACCATTGGTCCGTCACTGGGTCAACAAAACATCGATGATGGCTTGTTCTCAACTAAGATTGGTTACTTACTGGTCTTCTTATTTATGATCTTGTTCTATCGTCTGTTTGGGGTGATTGCCAATATTGCTCTGGCCTTTAACCTTATTATTATGATTGCGGTATTGTCTATCTTAGGGGCATCTTTAACCCTACCTGGTATTGCTGGTATCGTATTGACCATTGGTATGGCGGTGGATGCCAACGTGCTTATCTTTGAGCGTATACGCGAAGAGATTGCCGAGGGCGTAAGGCCAAAATCTGCTATTGTTGCCGGTTTTGACCGCGCCTTTAGCAGTATTTTTGATGGTAACATCACCACGTTATTGGTCGCTATTATCTTATTCTCAATTGGTTCTGGTCCAATCAAAGGGTTCGCAATTACCCTAGCGATTGGTATTTTAAGCTCGCTATTCACAGCCATCATCGTGACACGTGCTTTGGTTCACCTGATTTATGGCAATCGTAAATCTGTCGATAAATTGAGCATAGGCTAG
- the yajC gene encoding preprotein translocase subunit YajC, giving the protein MSLFIQAAHAAPEAAGGPAMIMQWIFPLAIFAIFYFLVIRPQSKRAKEHRNMVDSLAVGNEVIFAGGLMGKIKSIEGDYAVVSLNDRNDVMIQRASVISVLPNGTIDGLQ; this is encoded by the coding sequence ATGAGTTTATTTATTCAAGCGGCCCACGCGGCTCCAGAAGCGGCCGGTGGCCCTGCTATGATTATGCAATGGATTTTCCCATTAGCCATTTTCGCAATTTTTTACTTTTTGGTGATCAGACCTCAGTCAAAACGCGCCAAAGAGCACCGCAATATGGTGGACTCGTTGGCTGTTGGCAACGAAGTTATCTTCGCCGGCGGCTTAATGGGCAAAATCAAATCTATTGAAGGCGATTACGCGGTAGTTAGCCTAAACGATAGAAACGACGTAATGATACAACGTGCTTCTGTCATCTCAGTTTTGCCAAATGGCACAATTGATGGCTTGCAATAA
- a CDS encoding lipopolysaccharide assembly protein LapA domain-containing protein: MRFVLIVLLFLIFGYSLGLVLVNGSEVAVNLLFTQAPAMNLGLLLILCLFLGVVIGMLLALLLFKVLQNKWEIGRLSKENKRLQEELAQSTIEIERLSTVKTADQTIYVDSQAGVDPVDTTVIR, translated from the coding sequence ATGCGTTTTGTCTTAATTGTTTTATTATTTTTGATTTTTGGCTATTCTTTGGGTCTGGTATTGGTCAACGGTAGCGAAGTGGCAGTAAATTTACTGTTTACTCAAGCGCCAGCCATGAACTTAGGTCTGTTATTAATTTTGTGTCTGTTCTTAGGTGTCGTGATCGGCATGCTATTGGCTTTATTGCTGTTTAAAGTACTACAAAACAAGTGGGAAATTGGCCGTTTGAGTAAAGAGAACAAGCGCTTACAAGAAGAGCTGGCTCAGTCAACCATCGAGATAGAGCGTCTATCAACCGTTAAGACTGCCGATCAGACCATCTATGTTGACTCACAAGCGGGCGTAGATCCCGTGGATACGACCGTTATTAGATAA
- the pyrF gene encoding orotidine-5'-phosphate decarboxylase, with protein sequence MQNKPQLTRPNSPIIVALDKASLNEALALADQLDPKYCRVKVGKELFTRCGPQIIDELHQRGFEVFLDLKFHDIPNTTAQAVLAAADMGVWMVNVHASAGLEAMQTAKERLVNGGHETLLIAVTVLTSMTEVGLRQLGIDVPVNEQVERLALLTKEAGLDGVVCSAQEASRLKQLCGMDFQLVTPGIRTLEDAADDQKRICTPEQAMKNGSDYLVIGRSITHADNPTQKMSQILDTL encoded by the coding sequence CTGCAAAACAAACCACAATTAACCCGGCCCAATTCGCCTATTATTGTGGCGTTAGATAAAGCCTCTTTGAATGAAGCCTTGGCTTTGGCCGATCAGCTGGATCCTAAGTATTGCCGCGTAAAAGTGGGTAAAGAGCTGTTTACACGCTGTGGACCTCAAATTATCGATGAGTTACATCAACGAGGCTTTGAGGTGTTTTTGGATCTAAAATTCCATGACATTCCCAATACCACAGCACAAGCGGTATTGGCAGCAGCAGATATGGGGGTATGGATGGTCAATGTACATGCCAGTGCTGGTCTTGAAGCGATGCAGACGGCCAAAGAGCGCTTGGTAAACGGCGGCCATGAGACGTTATTGATTGCAGTGACAGTATTGACCTCTATGACTGAGGTGGGGCTGCGTCAGCTGGGGATCGATGTGCCGGTCAATGAGCAAGTTGAGCGTTTGGCGCTGCTGACTAAAGAGGCGGGACTTGATGGGGTAGTGTGCTCCGCTCAAGAGGCCAGTCGTCTCAAACAGCTTTGTGGGATGGATTTTCAATTGGTGACCCCAGGCATCCGTACCCTTGAGGATGCAGCCGATGACCAAAAACGTATTTGTACCCCAGAGCAGGCTATGAAAAACGGCTCAGATTATCTGGTTATAGGCCGCTCTATCACCCACGCTGATAATCCCACCCAAAAGATGTCACAAATTCTTGATACGTTATGA
- a CDS encoding metallophosphoesterase, giving the protein MKLQLLSDLHIDSYAKRDKPLGHIPKTAADIILVAGDTANSDKGMAWLQQQAMLNETPVVTIAGNHEYFSEDILCFDQQLAQWDTFDSNRMSGLKVLQCDQIDIQDVRILGCTLWTDYQFGATEETREVVMSFMRDYRQIYAGEQLFSPEISVQIHAQHRAWLKQALIEAHSEHKKVVVMTHHSVTPRSVSQRYAGMPSNAAFVSDLSAWMHKPWAPKLWLHGHTHEAFDYIEGNTRVIVNPRAYPGEVSSTQLEFDWSKMVEV; this is encoded by the coding sequence ATGAAACTACAACTATTAAGTGATCTTCATATCGACAGTTATGCCAAACGGGATAAGCCGCTGGGCCATATCCCAAAGACAGCGGCCGATATTATCTTGGTAGCCGGAGATACCGCCAACAGTGATAAGGGGATGGCTTGGCTACAGCAGCAAGCCATGCTCAACGAAACGCCTGTGGTGACCATTGCCGGAAATCATGAATATTTCTCAGAAGACATTTTGTGCTTCGATCAGCAGCTGGCTCAGTGGGATACTTTTGACAGTAACCGCATGAGTGGGCTAAAAGTACTACAGTGTGATCAGATTGATATCCAAGATGTGCGTATCTTAGGCTGTACTTTGTGGACCGACTATCAGTTTGGTGCCACCGAAGAGACGCGAGAGGTCGTCATGTCATTTATGCGAGACTACCGACAAATTTACGCAGGCGAACAGTTATTCTCGCCTGAGATTTCGGTGCAGATTCATGCTCAGCACCGCGCTTGGCTCAAGCAGGCTTTAATAGAGGCACACAGTGAGCACAAGAAGGTAGTGGTCATGACCCATCACAGTGTCACCCCCAGATCGGTATCACAGAGGTACGCAGGTATGCCAAGCAATGCTGCATTTGTCAGTGATTTAAGTGCTTGGATGCACAAGCCCTGGGCTCCCAAGCTATGGCTACATGGTCATACGCATGAGGCTTTTGACTATATAGAAGGCAATACTCGAGTGATTGTGAATCCCCGTGCTTATCCTGGTGAGGTGAGTAGTACTCAATTAGAGTTTGACTGGTCAAAAATGGTGGAGGTTTGA
- a CDS encoding histidine phosphatase family protein, with the protein MTNNSTDKITSHDVRLDNKSIQPEFGSAKLNTGDLTLTDNTPSLHKTAPAPAHLPPSMMHSVKHLPHNNERLILFTRHSLRERSNGQGFASYDLPLTPQGRVLAKSWGRWLAESLPYSLDTHSIASPIWRCVDTAKLMQEGAGVSQPIAHEPLLVEPGSLVVDAKLANAVFKEIGALEFINAFLQNSLPSTKPANKGALDLLSVLYQSQPQPGHLSLAVSHDTLLAAFLGVMTQSTGITWDDWPKMMEGMFLWFDDKPFEQATANFIWRGERFEVPTQRLILP; encoded by the coding sequence ATGACAAATAATTCAACAGATAAAATCACAAGCCATGACGTTCGTTTGGATAACAAGTCCATACAGCCGGAGTTTGGTTCTGCCAAGCTTAACACAGGCGATTTAACACTCACTGACAATACCCCCAGTCTACATAAGACAGCGCCGGCGCCTGCGCATCTGCCACCGAGTATGATGCATTCGGTTAAGCATTTGCCGCATAATAATGAGCGGCTGATTTTATTCACCCGTCATTCTTTAAGAGAGCGCTCAAATGGTCAGGGCTTTGCCAGCTATGACTTACCGTTAACCCCGCAAGGCCGAGTGCTGGCCAAGTCATGGGGGCGCTGGCTGGCAGAGTCTTTACCGTACTCTTTAGATACGCATAGTATTGCCAGTCCCATTTGGCGCTGTGTAGATACTGCCAAATTGATGCAAGAGGGGGCGGGGGTGAGTCAGCCCATTGCTCATGAGCCGCTATTGGTCGAGCCTGGTAGTTTGGTGGTTGATGCTAAGCTTGCCAATGCGGTGTTTAAAGAGATTGGTGCTTTAGAGTTTATCAATGCTTTTTTACAAAATAGCTTGCCAAGTACTAAGCCTGCCAATAAAGGGGCTTTAGATTTATTATCTGTACTGTATCAATCGCAGCCGCAGCCGGGACATTTGTCGCTGGCGGTCAGTCATGATACTTTGCTCGCGGCATTTTTGGGGGTTATGACCCAAAGCACAGGTATTACTTGGGATGATTGGCCTAAGATGATGGAGGGGATGTTCTTGTGGTTTGATGATAAGCCGTTTGAGCAGGCGACTGCCAACTTTATTTGGCGTGGTGAAAGATTTGAAGTACCCACACAGCGTTTAATATTGCCTTAG
- the rpsT gene encoding 30S ribosomal protein S20 — MANSAQARKRVRQNNTRRQHAASQRSMIRTYIKKVDAAILAGDYDAATAAYNKAVPVIDRMADKGVIHKNKAARHKSRYNKAIKALKA; from the coding sequence GTGGCTAACTCAGCACAAGCTCGTAAACGCGTTCGTCAAAACAACACTCGTCGTCAGCACGCTGCATCACAGCGTTCAATGATCCGTACTTACATCAAAAAAGTAGATGCCGCTATCTTAGCTGGTGACTATGATGCCGCTACTGCCGCTTATAACAAAGCAGTACCTGTTATTGATCGTATGGCTGACAAAGGCGTTATCCATAAGAACAAAGCTGCTCGTCATAAGAGCCGTTATAACAAAGCAATCAAAGCACTTAAAGCTTAA